The Apostichopus japonicus isolate 1M-3 chromosome 3, ASM3797524v1, whole genome shotgun sequence region TCACTACAAAGCTAGTTGGTTTccaaatgacaacaatttttcaTTTAGACTTTCCTTTGAACTGATTGGTAAGACTGGATGCTTTCAGCTGCCGTGTCTTATTGAAAAACTGCTTTGGATGCGGCACTCAGTAGATCAGTTTGAGCCCGAacgtacttttttttttgtgcaattaAATTTGGAGTAAATGATCGCATAGGGAAGAAGCATTGACAGTTACTGTAGAACTACTTTATCTAAAGTACATGCACACAAATGCAACAGTGCTCCATTTCTCGCTAAAATTCCCTGAAATGCTCTGCAAAAGTTTTGTGAAAGCACCATGATAATGTTGGGAAAGACAAACTAGTGGAGGTTgcaggtcagcagaggtcagaGTCGGACACTTTTTAAACACAAATACATAACAAAAATTCAGATTggttgaagttcatacttggtgggtAGATTGCTGAGTGCAAGACAGCCAAAGACCCATATTGAAggtggtggaggtcaaaaggtcatttgaggtcaacatataaaagtatgaaaaccttgtaaacatgataatggTGATGTAAAGCTGTGATGACATTCATACTTGATAGCTAGGTCTGCACTATGGTAAGAACCTAATTCCTGTTGAGGAATTGAAATAACTGCCTTGTTGACTGACAAtgtctaattaattaattatacttaAGTATTTGGAACTTTGGCAAGGGTTAAACATGTCAAGTTatattgtttctttgttattgcAGAAGGACTGTGTGTTTACCATCCTTGTATATTCCTTCACTTTAAAAAGTTTTACAAGAACAAGCAGAGGGTACCAACACACTAGGATGGCAAACCAACACTATCGCATTGCTAATAAGTTGAAAGAGCTTTGGGGGTGAGTTGAAGTGTTTGCTTTTTGTCGCTGTGTAGTCATTCTTTGCTTTAGTATGGTCAAAAGCATGAGTCTTAAATTTTTTCCTTTTGTgtatattttgatttttaagcaatttttgttttggaGGGAGGTGCCatgatgaaataataataataatattaataatcagcagttatttttacggcggtaagcgaccacaaatgtgggagaaacccgcaagggcttatggattacaacttacacgtcaggtggcttccaattcaacattttaactcaaatttggaatcttttcgatttagaaagtcatttcaggtGGGAAAACCattagattgctcttggatgaaaaatccACCTTACTACGACATGACCATATTGACTTATGTTATTGTGATTGACATTGAACAGTCATTGGTACTGGATTACTCTTTCATATTAATTGCATCTATAAGCAGTCTTTTTtaactttctttcttcttgtgCAATAGACAATGGAAGAAAGGTGACTTGACTATTGTTTCTGATGAATCAGACAGTGGTGGAACTATCACAGATAGCACGCTCAGACATACAGTTCAGTTTATGGAAGAACTCGAGAGAGCAGAACAACTCAAAGAAAAAAGCTGTGGAGAAGACCTAGGTAGTAGCAACTGCCAAGAAGAACTTCACCATAGGGACAAGGAACAACCAAGAGTAGTAGCAGAAGACAGTAATAATGCCAATAACCAGTGTCAAGAAGATTACAGTGAGCAAGATGAGAGGAGGGGAACAGATCAGGTAGGCAAGGTTATATTACTTGATGCTCAAATGGCTGTTTCCTTTACAAGGGCCCCAAGTTGTGATTCATGATGTAATTTCACTAATTTAGTTActttgatttcattaaaaataatttttgtattttttgtatttatgatTATCAGGTTTAAATATTGCAGTATCATTTAGGCTGGTTTGGGTAAGAAAATATTAGTTGGCGAAAAACCATGGTAAAAATTGCTACAAAAATTGCAGAGATGTGTTTAGCTGTTTTGGTGCCCAGAGCTATTCATATTTATCTAAAGAGGAGTATTTTAAgaggaagaaaattcatgaaaattaaaattacttcacaaaatgtgatcagtTATTTATTCCCTGTAATTGGATTTTTGGAAGTTTGAATTTCACCTTGTCTTGACAGTGGTAGCAACCAGGCTACTAACTACTGTGTGCTTGAATAGATGGCAACCTGGTGCTACTTTATGCTTGATATTGACACCAATAAGGCATTACTGCATGCTTGAATTGACGGCAACCTGTCACTTTTTCATGCATGAATTGATGGCAACCTGCCACTACATCAAGCTTCAATTGATGGCAACATGCCACTTCTTCTGCTTGAATTGATGTCAACTTGCCACTATTTGGTGCATGAATTGCTGGCAATCTGCCACTAATTTATGCATGAGTTGATGTCAGCCTGCCACTAAACACTTGAATTGGTGGCACCTGACACTACTTCATGAATGAATTGATGGCAACCTTACTGTATACTGCTTAATGCTAGAATTGATGGTAATCTGGGGCTATTTCATACTTGAATTGGTGGTGTCCTGGCACAACTTCAAGCTTCAATAGATGACAACCAGGCACTTAATCAAGCTTCTAGAAATATAATTATATCCTGGCACTCATTTTCAGCTCCAATTGATGGCAAAAGGGCACTAATTCAAGATTGTACAGTAGACATGTATCCTGGCACTAATTTAAGCTTCAATTGATGGCAACCTGGCACTAATTCAAGCTTGTAGATATATATCCCGGCAATTGATGGCAATCGGTCACCAATTCAAGTTTCAAAACTAGCTACATCCTTCATTCAGCATGTTCCCTACCCCTAATTTCCTGTCTTGTTTCTGCATTCTAGAATTCTGATAGAAGAATGCTGGTCTCGAAGAACCCTCTCAGTGATGAAGAATTAACAACGGCTACATTTAAGATCAAAATGTCCAAATATACAGACAATAAATGTAGCAAACATGAAGGATGCATCCTCTTGACTTCATCCTTGgacaatgaagaaaaagaagaagaggaatGCTCTGTTGATTCTTTGACTGAAGTCTTGGATGCTCTACCAATTCTATTATATACAAGTGTTCCTGGTCATGTTTCTCAGGTACAGTTGTATAATAACATAATATTCACATACTGAAGGCATATGCAGGCAAGTACTGACTTAGCTGAATACTGGGGCTTTTCAGTGTTTGAAGAGGAACCTTAGAAAGGACACAGTAAACTTACAATCTATACAGAGAGTAGCTTTGCACCGCTTTGTAACACATTTACCGAGAATGTATGACAGAAATTTGCCATCAGATACCAGTAAATGCTCAACAGTAAACATTGGCCAAGTCCTTAAGGTACGTCCATCAGTGTATTGTATTCATGGTACTGTCACTGCAGCTAAATTATTAGATCTTATTAATGTCAAATAAGTTACCTGGTGTATATAATGTGAACTCCACCACTAGTCGTATTTCTTTTTTGTAAACAACTCTCCTTCTCACTTCACAGGATTTACCTCGTGGATTGAATTGTTGGGAGGCTGAGGCTCTCGATGCAGCAATTAACGATGAAGATAATTCCGCTCAAggtattccaaaatgttttacTAGACTACTTTAGGGTACATGACCAGAATTAGtccattaaccataggttgcatttttcagctctcttgacctcaagttactgaaactttatctctCCTGCAAACCGACTGGCATTGATGagtttggaagagttgatttgttcacaccttgccatgcctgccttgatctgatagtgatttggctactagctgtgtgatgagttgcataatagacgaataggcagctcaactaaggtgcgaaaagatgagactgatcactcagctaaCTAATTGGAAAAAACCTGCTGTTCAGTACAAACGGCAGGTTTATGGATGCAACCTTTAGCTTATGGACACTTTCGCAGCATGTATTATCCCAGAGTGCTTATCAGCACCATTGCTGGGACAAACCTGTTCATTTATTGAGTTAAGTTGGTTATTTCAGCATGCTAATACTAACAGAGGTGTTCCTTTTTGTATGGTATATTATTAGAGCTATTCATCTTCAACATTTTCTTGGCTGTACATAAGACTGCCACACCACCACAACAACATTAGCTTAACGAGATATTCTGGTTGTACGTCTTGTTTTAGACTGCTTTAACCACTATAATGGTAATATTCTGGGGTGTGCTTGTTTGTAGAGTATTATGATGGAGTGGTTGACCATGCTAAATATTATCTGTGTTAGCATGCACAAGAGTGCCCATAAACTTGCAATGTTGTCTTCACCCAACACATGCTAAAATGATGTTAATTAAATAGATCTTGCTAACGTCCAAATAATTTTATCAGCCAGCACTTTTGGTCATAATTTCTTATGATGAACTGCAAGTCACAACTATCAGGAGCATTACAAAGTTCTGTAGATTTTTCATGGTCTTAAGTTTTGTCAGGCTTAACCAGGCTTACACTAGAGGCATATCAAATGTGAAAGGTTGATTTAAGTATGGTGTCTAGAAGTTCCCTGAATCAAACCCCTTAGCATCACCAGACATTTCAAAGTGGTTAACAGTGGAGAAAGACAAATTTGTTAGTGCCGTTCTACAGTGCTATTTATCTTGCTCATGCAAAATCTGACCTTGATTATATTTCCCTTTCCATTTTCTTCTATCCTGATTTATATGCAGATGTTATTTTGTCTAAGTCATGTTGCATTACCCATTTTCGATCTTTAAACAGTGCATTAATAAAAGCTGAGATTCacatttaaaagttaaaagaaatttttaaaaatacaATGAAAAAAGCAACTTGCTGTTAAGTTTTGGCTGGACTGGATAATTGATAAGGATTAATTATTTGTCTATTGGTTTATATTTACAGGGAGATGTCTTCCAGTAACCTCTTCTGACAGTCTGACAGTCACAACACCATGTGAGTCCTCCCCCCCTCAGGAATGCCAGGAGGGTCTGGTAGCCCTACACTGGCCGCCCTCCGGATCATCGTCGGTGGATCCCGTATTGTCAGGGAATGGTACTCAGTCAGCAGCTGATCCTGAGATCGGGATCAGAGTAGACAGACGTGATGACAGTCAAATGCCAGAGGTTGTACAACTTACAAACAGTGAGGAAATTTATATTAGAGGAAGGCCTTTAAAGATGGTGTCAGCTTCGCAAGAATTAAAACCAGATATTGAAGGGAATAACTTAGCTGGAATGAAAGGGAACTTGCCATCTGCTAGTGCAAACAAATTGATGGTGACGAGGTCAATTGCAAATGACAATGATGGTATTACTGGTGTGTTGATGTTGGAGGAAGCAGAGGTTGGAAGTGGTGATGCAAGAGTGGATTCAGACCTTGTTATTCCAGAATCATGTGATCCTAATCAAGATCAGGTTGATGTCTCAGGGTCACAGAGTACTAGTCAAAGATCTGGTTTTAATAGGAGAGAGCCTCCCAGAGTAGCTCTTGCAGATATTGTCCAAGTTGAAGATGCAAGGGAGAGCACATTAGTGTCGAGTGTTAATAACGGAGAAGCAGTTGCTAGGGGTAGAGATATGAAATCTTTGGGCAATCTTGATATACCAAGAACAGAAAGCCATGGCGAGGTAAATATTGACAATGGAAAAAGTGAAAATGAAGGAAAAGCTGAAGTAATAACATGGGAAAGATGTACACCCTCAGAGAGTATTTCAGCTAAGGCTTCTGTAAAAGAAGGGCCACACAAAGAGAATGTAGAAATGGTAAAGGATGCATTAGCAAGTGATGGTGTTGACATTGATGTAGTGACATCAGGCATCAATGCTAGTTTTTACCCAGAGACACAAGCATTGCATCTTGATGACACTGTACTGCCTCCAGGATACCAAGAGGGGGTTAATCCATCCCTTAGCATGGAAGATGAAGAGTGGCCATATGAGACACAACCATTTGAGGTTGAAGACCCTGCACTGCCTCTAGGACACCAAGAGGAGGTTAATCCATATCTAAGCAAGGAAGATGAAGAAAGGCCATGTGAGACACAACCATTTGAGGTTGAAGACCCTGCACTGCCGCGGTACATGGGAAAGGCAAATCTATCTCCCGGGATGGAAGAGACTCAACCTTTTGATGTGGCAGATTCCATTACTAAAAGAAAACCTAAAGACTCTGCACAAGTGGTAAGCAAACCAAAACTTGACAAGTTGGTAAGCAAATGCTAGCAAGCTTTTGACTGGCTAAAGTTTACGTCATTGATGTCTGGAAAACTAATTTTGTTCTCTACCAAGTTTAATTACCCATCCCTGATTGATAATAAATGGATGAATGATGGTAACCTCAACTGCTACAGATGATTTTGTGATGACTGTTACTGGTGTCATCAGTCTTAGTAGTCTTGATGTATGATGCATTCATTCAGATGATTGTATGATTATTATGACTGGTGTCTTCAGTACTAGTCATCTTGATGTATGATGCATTCCTTCAGATGATTTTATGATGACTATGACTGGTGTCTTCAGTATTAGTAGTGTTGATGTATGATGCATTTATTCAGATGAATTAATGATGACTATGACTGGTGTCTTCAGTATAAGTAGTCTTGatgcagtgttggaaaaccttgttcaatttcccgcgaacacacttccgatttcccgccggtgttctcgcagcgaacacgccgagcacgcgtagcgtgcgagcataaaggcgtggggtccaggggcccgccctagggccctggtgtggtcaaggggtggaaccccttgtggggatCCAAGGGGCAAAGACCCCGgaaaattttggtatttttgcgtgtctggcgataaaaaaattcgcagttgaggatgcaaaatactgacaactttttgaatttaaattgtcacgaagctgatgaaaattttaaaatgacaagttagagtagctatattatgttataaaatgaaaaaagacttaatctgtcttacattctttaaaaagtttaacttacagaactcccgatattatgaaacaaacaacgttcggcaaagccccgtttatagactgcctaacaatgaatagcgcacACTTTACGttcatcagtttacaactgctgTACGGTTTAACTCtacttaaatactacggtaggatactgtacatgtgctcagaattttcccaggtacctttccaaacaactgcgcgctcatcccctgtctaacacctgtttgttaacatttttggcacgtttccaagaaacgtttcatggagtattccccatgatacacgaggcacagtccatACCATAGACGCAGCACATCGAGGCCCCactagctatggccatctttatgaaagtaaaccttgtaataaaatatgttttaggccacttggcatgaagaactaaatgcttaatattatttccatacttcttgtagaaaacatcaagttcgcaaaatacaattagttgtgtttttgtagttacgtgagatccgtaaccgacgaggtggttaggctatttgctatgcacttaactatggtaggatattattttttccgtatttttggaaattctagaaaatactttcttttccccccgcttaacaccagatgtggtcttacggtttattcataaatgggtgtactagagccttgtttacatgacattagttgcatttagcacgatatgccagtttcgcgtgaatttttcgaaagtgttttgctggatctttcgtaaaatttgaaaggtgttccaacttacttttcgtacacaattggtaatttctctactgatttttagagtttttttacagtcaagtgaatacgttatgcattgagtataaacttatcgcgaatgcaagaaaacgatgcgggatttccagcagacaaatgttttatttgcgggattactgagtcagttgaagggaatcccgcaccttagagggaacactgaattgaagtcaaattcatacgaaagaaaacgttaactaacatacaatataagtataaaaaaatgtggaatggcaatattgttcaaaacatttcccgcgaggctgatttattacagccaCCTTCCCGCAGTGGGCCGTGTGTGTCCGTGTGACATTGCCCTTGTGAGTGGtttggggacacatcattacaCGTTATAGgctattgtgactaaaattgaGAGCACGGTCTctggacatttttcttttgtttctgaaacttttcttctgaaattttgcttattgtttttacagatgTACTTTTTTGCTCCTTCgtgtttttttaaatgtttcgtcccgtttttttttttcgttttttttcccccgattttttttttctccagctAGTCTGGATTTCCCGCGagcatcgcggatttcccgcgaacctggttcggaaggttcgcaaggttttccagccctgtCTTGATGTATGATACATTCATTTAGATGAATTTATGATGACTATGACTGGTGTCTTCAGTATAAGTAGTATGGATGTATGATACATTCATTCAGATGATTTTGTGATGACTATGACTGGTGTCTTCAGTATTAGTAGACTTGATGTATGATGCATTCATTCAGATGATTTTATGATGACTACGACTGGTGTCTTCAGTATTTGTAGTCTTGATGTATAATGCATTCATTCAGATGATTTTATGATGACTATGACTGGTGTCTTCAGTACTAGTCATCTTTATGTATGATGCATTCATTCAGATGATTTTATGATGACTATGACTGGTGTCTTCAGTATGAGTAGTCTTGATGTATGATGCATTCATTCAGATGATTTTATGATGACTTTGACTGGTGTCTTCAGTATTAGTAGTATTGATGTATGATGCATTTATTCAGATGATTTTATGATGACTATGACTGGTGTCTTCTGTCTTAGTAGTCTTGATGTATGATGCATTCCTTCAGATGATTTTATGATGACTATGACTGGTATCTTCAGTATGAGCAGTCTTGATGTATGATGCATTCATGTAGATGATTTTATACTGACTATGACTGGTGTCTTCAGTATAAGTAATCTTGATGTATGATGCATTCCTGCAGATGATTTTATGATGACTATGACTGGTGTCTTCAGTCTTAGTAGTCTTGATGTATGATGCATTCATTCAGATGATTTCACTTAATGACAATTCAACCATAATTTCCTTTTCTAGATTGACTCTGGAGATGGCTGTATGACTTCTACTGAACAAACAAATTCACCTTTCCCAGGTAATAATTCAATACAGACATGTAACAAGTCTTTGGGGGTCATCCATGTTAGAGACTGGAAGTCCATACATAGgaggggtaaaaaaaaactgtctacatgtatatgtatgtgtgttataTCTGCTATTGTCAAACACTCCTCCTAAACAACTCTTTATTCAGACTTGGATGAGTAGTGCCCTATGATGGGAATATTTGTCTCACAGACTCAGCAGTAGATCAGAGATCAAAAGGAGGCATGAATACAAAGACAAACATTAAATAGATGTGCAATCTTAACAAGTTAAGTATTTTCAAAATACTCAGTGAAGTTGGCAACTCAGGTGAAAGTTCAGGGGTAAAAGGGCAAATGCTGTCTTTGCAGTGCAGAGTTCATGAATGAAGGGTGTGAATGTTTAACATGTTACTCTATTATGAAGGCCATCGTCAGTTGCTCATGAAGAATGTTTgcaatgagatatgcaactctaTGGATTTGCTTCATTTTCTTGTTTAGAtctcaataaaataaaactgttggcaaactgcctatccactagagagcctttGCACTAGAATGTAtaagagtaagttggcctgacgtttcgatcctagcaggatcttcttcagaggctaaatgacaagtaacagtacagtaacagaagggacaaaaacatgcacagaatacagacaggttaatgagcacggtgaacacaatgagatggatgaaaggggattataagtggacaagggatggagagaagaaagcaacaggggaagaggagaggtaggagaaaacagtggagggacactTTAGGGTAAAgagtagggaataaactggagaggaacaaagacagaaaggtgtggagaaaggtgttgctttcttctctccgtCCCTTGTccacttataatcccctttcatccatctcattgtgttcaccgtgctcattaacctgtctgtattctgtgcatgtttttgtcccttctgttaatgtactgttacttgtcatttagcctctgaagaagatcctgctaggatcgaaacgtgaggccaacttacttttatacattgTTTAGATCTCGGTAGAACAGTAATCTACAATCAGTGGCAGCTACTAAGGATTAGATTTCAACTCTGACAATTTGTCTGTAATTCCTCTCCTTGTCACTGTCTGGTAGAAGTACATTAttccaaaatgtaaaaaattaatattttttttgttacttaaatATCAGTATGAATTTAATTATAAGAAGATGTGGGAATGATATTTGCAAAATGCCTGTGTTGTAATACATTGGTCAAAGAGGAAGAAATGAATGTTAAGGTTATAATTATCACTTTAATGTTTCTTTTCACTGTTAGATGTACCAAGCAGCCTTCTCAATAATGCCTTTTTGCAAACGCAGACCTCGCAAGAGAAACAGCTGATTTTGCAAAAGGCAACCGGTTCCCAAAACATTAAAGAGCGATTTTTACCCGATCCACCAAGCGAAGTAGAAGATGATTTGCTGCCATCCAGGATCCCAGGACCAGAAAGTCAGATCAATACGTCAGAGACGAGCGACTCGCTGGAAGATACAATCATAAAGGTGCCCTCTTCGGACAGTTCAGAAGAATTGCAAACGTGTGTAACATTGGATACTCAGTCTCAGGGAATTTCTACCCGTAGTCAACTATTGGGTCCAGAAGAAATTTCAAATCTAGTCAAGAATAAAGAGGTCGGAACGAGAAACGTACAGACGAAATGTTTAAACCAAGCACAACATGCAGAAAATGAGGTACTAAGTGGGCTTGAGGTATCTGATGAAGACAAAACCAACAACCAACTATTTCACAGACAGACTTGTCAGCCTCGTTCCTCTGCCAATGATCTCAAACCTCATGAAAGCAGTCCTGAAGAATTGGCATCGATTCCCAGCACTGAACAGAGGAGTGACCCAGCCAAGAGAATTTGCGCAGAATTTGTCAAAAAGTTGGACGATTTAAGATGTTCTTGTAGCGAATCTATCAGTGACGAGAGCCAACCTTCACAGTGTAGTTCTTGCCAGTCTCAGATCGGTGGTCATACATTGGAACAACCTACCAGAGCTGAAGGGAAATCTGCAGTGAAAAACATAAAGAGTACAACAAACATTTCATGCATCGGTACCTCAAGCCCCAATGAAATTCTGAGACTGTTCACGAGCCGGTCATCTACGGTAACTTCTGGTGGTGATAACCATGTGAGAGAGAGAATGCAGGCACTGCCAAAGGTAAGTGTGAGTGAGGAACGGATATAATGTGGGTATGGAATGGATATACCGTAGGTAAGGAAGGGATATACTGTGGGTAAGGACCGGATATACTGTGGGTAAGGAAGGAATACAATGTGGGTAAGGAACGGATATACTGTGGGTAAGGAACCCATATACTGTAGGGTCTGGAACGGAGATACGGTGGGGTATGGAACGGATATACTGTGGGGTCTGGAATGGATATACTGTGGGTATGGAACGGATATGCTGTGGGTATGGAACGGATATACTGTGGGTATGGAACAGATATACTGTGGGTAGGGAATGGATATACTGTGGGTAAGGAACGGATATAATGTGGGTAAGGAACGGATTTACTGTGGGTAAGGAATGTATATACTGTGGGGTCTGGAATGGATATACTGTGGGTATGGAACAGATATACTGTGGGTATGGAACAGATATACTAACGGATATACTGTGGGTAAGGAAGGGATGGACTGGGTAAGGAAGGGATATAATGTGGGTAAAGAACGGATATACTGTGAGGTCTGGAACGGATATACTGTGGGGTCTGGAACAGATATACTGTGGGTAGGGAACGGATATACTGTGGGTAGGGAACAGATAAACTGTGGGTATGGAACGGATATACTGTGGGTATGGAACGGATATACTGTGGGTATGGAACTGATATACTGTGGGTAAGACAGTCAGGGATGGATTCTCTGTACCAGTAAGCTACTACACCATTCAGCTGTGGTGAAGAAAAATGTAATCTGTATTCTTAACAGGGATATAATAGTTTGGATTTTGCTAACTTTGGTTTCACTAGATCACATAGGACAAATGCCTGACATAAAGAAAacacatataaataaatgtaacataGAAATTAAAGGTGAAGGTGTTGACAGGAAATTTAATTGTCTCAGATGTGTCTCAGTGTGTATTTTACCTGACTATGAAGTAAGACTATTGCCTCtcacaaatatttaaatgaagAGTAAATACTAACAGGTTCACAGATCACCATCAGATATCAGGTTAACTCCCACTGATCATTATTCTTCATCCCTATTAACCAATCACAGGCAATAATTTGATAGGTCACCATCAACTATCAGGTTAACTCCCACTGATTATCTtgacacccccctccccctcctctccttaATAATGTTGACAACAAGGGTTATAACCTGTTCAGTATAAATTTAGCAACCAACTGCAAACTATGGTGTTTGACCCAATTGTGGTTTGCAAAATTGTCAGTGATTCACAGGCTTGCTACAAACGTCCAAAAGGTTATATACATGGCAAAGGTTGGTTCAGCGTTTAGAGGGTCCGCCTCAAAATCCTTAGGTTCCAGAATCAAAATTCCGCCAGgagccagattctcttgacctattcaaaaATTGCTGCAGTGCAGTGGTGATGTGTGGAGTCTTCCGTGGGTTTGTTTTTTCTGGTTTGAGAACTTGGGAAAAGGGGtttttttctgttcttcacttggtttcgaaacaactttgttcgtcatggctgcactgcagtgactcgtcgaatggggtgcctttgcctacctcagtatttgagaaagtggacAGATGCTGGGGCAAACACTCTCGTCCGtcaaaagaaatcaaaagtaaaag contains the following coding sequences:
- the LOC139965621 gene encoding uncharacterized protein isoform X2 — encoded protein: MNYSAWKCPLKPWIINKLGNFQLVNCYRDVTEPVLAQVVSPVRVLSGGETGGTALIHDNEMRVTCNFTNSAIEEFEKKELETSECEFGDLRGSIIVLERYRIVPTLSSGLKDCVFTILVYSFTLKSFTRTSRGYQHTRMANQHYRIANKLKELWGQWKKGDLTIVSDESDSGGTITDSTLRHTVQFMEELERAEQLKEKSCGEDLGSSNCQEELHHRDKEQPRVVAEDSNNANNQCQEDYSEQDERRGTDQNSDRRMLVSKNPLSDEELTTATFKIKMSKYTDNKCSKHEGCILLTSSLDNEEKEEEECSVDSLTEVLDALPILLYTSVPGHVSQDLPRGLNCWEAEALDAAINDEDNSAQGRCLPVTSSDSLTVTTPCESSPPQECQEGLVALHWPPSGSSSVDPVLSGNGTQSAADPEIGIRVDRRDDSQMPEVVQLTNSEEIYIRGRPLKMVSASQELKPDIEGNNLAGMKGNLPSASANKLMVTRSIANDNDGITGVLMLEEAEVGSGDARVDSDLVIPESCDPNQDQVDVSGSQSTSQRSGFNRREPPRVALADIVQVEDARESTLVSSVNNGEAVARGRDMKSLGNLDIPRTESHGEVNIDNGKSENEGKAEVITWERCTPSESISAKASVKEGPHKENVEMVKDALASDGVDIDVVTSGINASFYPETQALHLDDTVLPPGYQEGVNPSLSMEDEEWPYETQPFEVEDPALPLGHQEEVNPYLSKEDEERPCETQPFEVEDPALPRYMGKANLSPGMEETQPFDVADSITKRKPKDSAQVIDSGDGCMTSTEQTNSPFPDVPSSLLNNAFLQTQTSQEKQLILQKATGSQNIKERFLPDPPSEVEDDLLPSRIPGPESQINTSETSDSLEDTIIKVPSSDSSEELQTCVTLDTQSQGISTRSQLLGPEEISNLVKNKEVGTRNVQTKCLNQAQHAENEVLSGLEVSDEDKTNNQLFHRQTCQPRSSANDLKPHESSPEELASIPSTEQRSDPAKRICAEFVKKLDDLRCSCSESISDESQPSQCSSCQSQIGGHTLEQPTRAEGKSAVKNIKSTTNISCIGTSSPNEILRLFTSRSSTVTSGGDNHVRERMQALPKPLLEVEARTKKRKYRRMNVEEAAMPKWKLTEKRFLEWLSEKGNADFFS
- the LOC139965621 gene encoding uncharacterized protein isoform X1: MNYSAWKCPLKPWIINKLGNFQLVNCYRDVTEPVLAQVVSPVRVLSGGETGGTALIHDNEMRVTCNFTNSAIEEFEKKELETSECEFGDLRGSIIVLERYRIVPTLSSGLKDCVFTILVYSFTLKSFTRTSRGYQHTRMANQHYRIANKLKELWGQWKKGDLTIVSDESDSGGTITDSTLRHTVQFMEELERAEQLKEKSCGEDLGSSNCQEELHHRDKEQPRVVAEDSNNANNQCQEDYSEQDERRGTDQNSDRRMLVSKNPLSDEELTTATFKIKMSKYTDNKCSKHEGCILLTSSLDNEEKEEEECSVDSLTEVLDALPILLYTSVPGHVSQDLPRGLNCWEAEALDAAINDEDNSAQGRCLPVTSSDSLTVTTPCESSPPQECQEGLVALHWPPSGSSSVDPVLSGNGTQSAADPEIGIRVDRRDDSQMPEVVQLTNSEEIYIRGRPLKMVSASQELKPDIEGNNLAGMKGNLPSASANKLMVTRSIANDNDGITGVLMLEEAEVGSGDARVDSDLVIPESCDPNQDQVDVSGSQSTSQRSGFNRREPPRVALADIVQVEDARESTLVSSVNNGEAVARGRDMKSLGNLDIPRTESHGEVNIDNGKSENEGKAEVITWERCTPSESISAKASVKEGPHKENVEMVKDALASDGVDIDVVTSGINASFYPETQALHLDDTVLPPGYQEGVNPSLSMEDEEWPYETQPFEVEDPALPLGHQEEVNPYLSKEDEERPCETQPFEVEDPALPRYMGKANLSPGMEETQPFDVADSITKRKPKDSAQVIDSGDGCMTSTEQTNSPFPDVPSSLLNNAFLQTQTSQEKQLILQKATGSQNIKERFLPDPPSEVEDDLLPSRIPGPESQINTSETSDSLEDTIIKVPSSDSSEELQTCVTLDTQSQGISTRSQLLGPEEISNLVKNKEVGTRNVQTKCLNQAQHAENEVLSGLEVSDEDKTNNQLFHRQTCQPRSSANDLKPHESSPEELASIPSTEQRSDPAKRICAEFVKKLDDLRCSCSESISDESQPSQCSSCQSQIGGHTLEQPTRAEGKSAVKNIKSTTNISCIGTSSPNEILRLFTSRSSTVTSGGDNHVRERMQALPKKPLLEVEARTKKRKYRRMNVEEAAMPKWKLTEKRFLEWLSEKGNADFFS